The Neovison vison isolate M4711 chromosome 5, ASM_NN_V1, whole genome shotgun sequence genome includes a region encoding these proteins:
- the LOC122907285 gene encoding testis-expressed protein 19.2-like, translating into MCPPVSARHGAEGMSYLHASWLYQLQHGAQPGVCFACFKTAFLELRDLLELEDWEDEDWDPELAEQEAAGSEQGGSPGSGLGWGQGQGDLAQGGAAGWGPGPPAPAPAGSEEAGLDHHFVPTELEPQDAAPLGLGPEDADWMQSLPWRLEGPPTCSHWPSLPPPWQGFLKVDLPPGEPMVLELGATRAVDPAEAEAWLRDLQVISMVGCYDAIYLRKMTPGWTRRTPGQGWRVLLEPDEVWVVRLQDAPREQDLHRWQLSVLESSFPGQTEELVPAASALLKMGFTILSYSPWATREAEEGASASRPQCSSSQGRGSGAAEARSLGPGASGGPGEGPAAGAASALGQLPPLQPFGPGSRD; encoded by the coding sequence ATGTGCCCCCCGGTCAGTGCGCGGCACGGGGCCGAGGGCATGTCCTACCTCCACGCGTCCTGGCTGTATCAGCTGCAACACGGGGCCCAGCCAGGGGTGTGCTTCGCGTGCTTCAAGACCGCCTTTCTGGAACTCCGAGACCTGCTGGAGCTGGAGGACTGGGAGGACGAAGACTGGGACCCCGAGCTGGCGGAGCAGGAGGCGGCGGGGTCTGAGCAGGGGGGGTCCCCGGGCTCGGGGCTCGGCTGGGGGCAGGGCCAAGGTGACCTCGCACAGGGGGGTGCGGCGGGTTGGGGGCCGGGGCCCCCGGCGCCAGCCCCCGCGGGGTCCGAGGAGGCCGGCCTGGACCACCACTTCGTGCCCACCGAGCTGGAGCCGCAGGACGCGGCCCCCCTGGGCCTGGGGCCCGAGGACGCGGACTGGATGCAGAGCCTCCCCTGGAGACTCGAGGGGCCCCCCACCTGCTCGCACTGGCCGAGCCTCCCTCCCCCGTGGCAGGGCTTTCTCAAGGTGGACCTGCCCCCGGGGGAGCCCATGGTGCTGGAGCTGGGCGCCACCCGGGCCGTGGACCCCGCCGAGGCCGAGGCCTGGCTGAGGGACCTGCAGGTCATCTCCATGGTGGGCTGCTACGACGCCATCTACCTCCGGAAGATGACGCCGGGCTGGACGCGGAGGACGCCGGGCCAGGGCTGGCGAGTGCTGCTGGAGCCCGACGAGGTGTGGGTGGTGAGGCTGCAGGACGCGCCGCGGGAGCAGGACCTGCACCGGTGGCAGCTGAGCGTCCTGGAGTCCTCGTTTCCGGGCCAGACGGAGGAGCTGGTCCCCGCGGCCTCGGCCCTGCTCAAGATGGGCTTCACCATCCTCTCCTACTCGCCCTGGGCCACGAGGGAGGCGGAGGAGGGGGCCTCGGCGTCCAGGCCGCAGTGCTCATCCTCCCAGGGCCGCGGTTCTGGAGCCGCTGAGGCCCGGAGTCTCGGGCCCGGGGCGTCCGGGGGGCCCGGGGAGGGCCCAGCTGCCGGCGCAGCCTCAGCCCTGGGGCAGCTGCCCCCGCTCCAACCCTTCGgcccagggtcccgggactga
- the SECTM1 gene encoding secreted and transmembrane protein 1, translating into MLTLTFALSVPQMLRIVLLVTSLSAQNGRAGNLPCGVGCARLAQEPGDGEAAAGLATTAQHSRWDNPTCTEGVVSVHRGERAVMGCNISNPFLSVAVFLSTPGASVQTLFRVRSPGCFCREGWQLQVQGGEAQLVIDNASDSQTGCYKWHLQGLQRNIRVTTLNVSGAVSQDLKERGRLLFANPCGPETPCPPEAGDPLTEALVVSSVIGLLFLVLGVLACTKGTGPPRYTPRKCSGPQSWF; encoded by the exons ATGCTGACCTTGACATTTGCCCTCTCGGTTCCCCAGATGCTACGGATTGTCCTCCTGGTCACCTCCCTGAGTGCTCAGAATGGAA GAGCGGGGAACCTTCCTTGTGGAGTTGGGTGTGCACGCCTGGCCCAGGAGCCTGGGGACGGTGAGGCGGCTGCAGGTCTGGCCACGACTGCACAACACTCCC GATGGGACAACCCCACCTGCACCGAAGGAGTGGTGTCCGTGCACCGAGGGGAGCGCGCCGTGATGGGCTGCAACATCTCCAACCCTTTCCTCAGCGTGGCCGTCTTCCTGAGCACCCCCGGGGCCAGTGTCCAGACGCTCTTCCGCGTGCGGTCCCCGGGGTGCTTCTGCCGGGAAGGGTGGCAGCTCCAGGTGCAGGGAGGCGAGGCCCAGCTGGTGATCGACAACGCCAGCGACTCCCAGACCGGATGCTACAAGTGGCACCTGCAGGGCCTGCAGAGGAATATCAGGGTCACCACACTGAACGTTTCAG GGGCAGTGTCCCAAGACCTGAAGGAGAGAGGACGTCTGCTCTTTGCAAATCCCTGCG GCCCGGAGACGCCGTGCCCGCCCGAGGCCGGAGACCCGCTCACGGAGGCCCTCGTGGTCAGCAGCGTCATCGGCCTCCTTTTCCTGGTGCTCGGCGTGTTAGCCTGCACCAAAGGCACAGGCCCCCCGCGCTACACCCCCCGGAAGTGCTCAGGACCTCAG AGCTGGTTCTGA
- the CD7 gene encoding T-cell antigen CD7, producing the protein MAPELPLLPLRLSYACTLLGALATQEVRQLPPYTIASEGGSINITCSTSGPLAGVYLKQRWPKSTSVIYYEDKKQPTIDECFQGRVAFSGLQHNLTITLSRLQPADAGAYVCQAVMDDVVWGPGTLVLVTDEVSQEAHTCQKSQLTSAFPVVLAASCFFLGLAIGAACVLRKTQVKRLCCAEDKNSACVVYEDMSCGGPNRMCTPNEYQ; encoded by the exons ATGGCCCCTgagctccctctgctccccctgcgcCTCTCTTATGCCTGTACCCTGCTCGGGGCTCTGGCCACCCAAG AGGTGCGGCAGCTCCCCCCCTACACGATTGCCTCCGAGGGGGGCTCCATCAACATCACCTGCTCCACGAGCGGGCCCCTGGCCGGGGTCTACCTGAAGCAAAGGTGGCCAAAGTCCACCAGCGTGATTTACTATGAAGACAAGAAGCAGCCCACGATAGACGAGTGCTTCCAAGGTCGCGTCGCCTTCTCCGGGCTGCAGCATAACCTGACCATCACGCTGAGCCGCCTGCAGCCGGCCGACGCTGGGGCTTATGTCTGCCAGGCCGTCATGGACGACGTGGTCTGGGGCCCTGGCACCCTGGTGCTGGTGACAG ATGAAGTGTCCCAGGAAGCACACACATGCCAGAAGTCTCAGCTGACCTCGGCCTTCCCTGTGGTCCTGGCTGCGAGCTGCTTCTTCCTCGGGCTGGCAATAGGGGCAGCGTGTGTGCTAAGGAAGACACAG GTCAAGAGACTGTGCTGCGCGGAGGACAAGAACTCAGCATGTGTGGTGTACGAGGACATGTCCTGTGGAGGCCCAAACAGGATGTGCACCCCCAATGAGTACCAGTGA